From Priestia filamentosa, a single genomic window includes:
- a CDS encoding winged helix-turn-helix transcriptional regulator, translated as MNIDENLSCPIEKTMSVIGGKWTFLILRELFIESKRFGELQKTLKNVSPRTLSLRLKELEHEGIISRKIYAEIPPHVEYSLTYKGETLRPIFEAMKEWGNTWDVLGIRSVYED; from the coding sequence ATGAATATAGATGAAAATTTATCATGTCCCATTGAGAAGACCATGAGCGTTATTGGTGGAAAGTGGACCTTTTTAATTTTAAGAGAACTTTTTATTGAATCGAAGCGTTTCGGTGAACTTCAAAAAACATTAAAAAATGTGAGTCCACGCACACTCTCCCTAAGATTAAAAGAGTTGGAACACGAAGGAATTATTTCGCGAAAAATATACGCAGAGATCCCGCCACATGTAGAATACTCTCTTACATACAAAGGAGAAACATTGCGCCCTATTTTTGAAGCGATGAAAGAATGGGGAAACACTTGGGATGTGTTAGGTATAAGAAGCGTCTATGAAGATTGA
- a CDS encoding flavin-containing monooxygenase translates to MYDVIIIGSGQAGLSMGYYLKKTALSFAIIDQNTRIGDTWRNRYDSLTLFTPPLYSSLPGLMLKKERNCMPTKDDIADYLENYAKTFSLPVQLGIHVKNVAKVDNFFSVETNKGVVEARNLVVATGPFHTPRIPSFAKKLSKDIVQLHSASYKNPSQLKDGNVLVVGAGNSGAQIAVELANTHETYLSTSGKLRFLPLFIMNKNIFWWFDKLGILKATRDSFIGRKLQLYGDPIFGTELKTKMSAGLVHLKDRTKAPKENEVIFADASTLKVDNIIWATGFKPNYAWLNLPSLVDKQGNIIHTRGITHEKGVFFLGLPWQYRRGSSLLEGVGKDAHYLYQHLLTHIR, encoded by the coding sequence ATGTATGATGTTATCATTATTGGTTCAGGTCAAGCTGGATTATCAATGGGCTATTATTTAAAGAAAACCGCTCTCTCCTTTGCCATCATTGATCAAAATACCCGCATTGGGGATACATGGCGAAATCGGTATGATTCACTCACTTTGTTTACTCCTCCTCTCTATAGTTCTTTACCTGGATTAATGTTAAAAAAAGAGCGGAACTGTATGCCAACGAAAGATGACATTGCCGACTATCTTGAGAACTACGCTAAAACATTTTCTTTGCCTGTTCAACTTGGCATTCATGTAAAAAATGTTGCAAAAGTCGATAATTTCTTTTCGGTTGAAACAAATAAAGGGGTAGTTGAAGCTCGAAATCTTGTTGTTGCGACAGGTCCTTTTCATACACCTAGAATTCCTTCATTCGCTAAAAAGCTTTCAAAAGATATTGTTCAACTTCACTCTGCTTCTTACAAAAATCCTTCACAACTGAAAGATGGAAATGTTTTAGTTGTTGGAGCTGGAAACTCCGGAGCTCAAATTGCAGTAGAATTAGCGAACACTCATGAAACGTATCTCTCTACTAGCGGAAAGCTTCGATTTCTCCCACTTTTCATTATGAATAAAAATATTTTTTGGTGGTTTGACAAACTTGGAATCTTAAAAGCCACAAGGGATTCTTTCATCGGACGAAAGCTTCAATTATACGGTGATCCTATTTTTGGCACAGAACTAAAAACAAAAATGAGCGCTGGTCTCGTTCACTTAAAAGATCGCACGAAAGCCCCTAAGGAAAACGAAGTGATTTTTGCTGATGCTTCTACATTAAAGGTGGATAATATTATTTGGGCAACAGGGTTTAAGCCTAATTACGCTTGGTTGAATCTTCCCAGCTTAGTTGATAAACAAGGAAACATTATTCATACACGAGGCATTACTCATGAAAAGGGTGTATTTTTTCTCGGCTTACCATGGCAATATCGAAGAGGTTCTTCATTACTTGAAGGAGTCGGAAAAGATGCTCATTATCTTTATCAACATCTCTTAACTCATATAAGGTAA